One part of the Mariniblastus fucicola genome encodes these proteins:
- a CDS encoding universal stress protein, translating into MVAKTKRGTIVVPWNFTESCRQALDFSLDLTAEPSLVRVVHIESPRSVPRMNFDPDCTESTEMKGLQEKFRDQLPDEEPYCDIQLYVAYGPTASEIAAFAHRCRAGLIVLGHGDKPSLTRLIIGSLASRIVKFARCPVLVLKGELDEGNPLAVGRFACRGNNLRAAPSSE; encoded by the coding sequence ATGGTTGCCAAAACGAAACGCGGCACGATTGTTGTGCCGTGGAACTTTACGGAATCTTGCAGACAAGCGTTGGACTTTTCACTTGATCTGACTGCTGAGCCTTCTTTGGTTCGAGTCGTTCATATTGAAAGCCCGAGGTCGGTTCCCCGCATGAATTTTGATCCGGATTGCACCGAGAGCACCGAAATGAAGGGGCTCCAGGAGAAATTTCGCGACCAGCTACCTGACGAGGAACCCTATTGCGACATACAGTTATATGTTGCCTATGGTCCGACTGCCAGCGAGATCGCTGCGTTCGCTCACCGATGTCGAGCAGGATTGATTGTCCTGGGCCACGGAGACAAACCGAGCCTGACTCGACTGATCATCGGCAGCCTTGCATCACGAATCGTAAAATTCGCCCGATGCCCCGTCCTTGTCCTCAAAGGTGAACTCGACGAAGGTAATCCATTGGCGGTTGGAAGGTTCGCGTGCCGAGGGAATAATTTACGGGCAGCTCCATCGTCCGAATAA